The Oncorhynchus kisutch isolate 150728-3 unplaced genomic scaffold, Okis_V2 scaffold3385, whole genome shotgun sequence genomic interval acAGAGCCGTTTCTCCGGGCATATAACCTGCCTAGTGTCCATCCCGGGCTGTATCTGTCTCTGAGCTGCGCCCGCTGTTTATCTGTGAAGTATTCCCAGGCTGGCTCAAAACGTCCAATACTAAGTATCCTATCCACCGATTACGAAGTATCCTAGAATCCCGGCGATTACTACAATAGCAACGAATATGAACCCAGCGATACATGTGATCATTCCGTTATTGTCACCCCCTTCATCTATCTCGTCTTTGGGCTCCTCTTCACAGATGGAAATGACGCCCACGGAGGAGTTCCCGACGCTCAGGGTGGATTTGAGCTCGGCGCCGGCCTCCTGCTTGGCCTCCACGGCCCACGGAGCCACCTGCACcttcatctccatctcctccatcatCTGGCCCACCTGGGTGATCTCAGCCTGGAGCTCCTTCAGGTCGGCAGTGTCGATGTTGCTGTCCGCGTCGTACTTCATGTTCTGCACAGACATGGCCCTGGCGGCCACCGTGGTGGTGCTGCCGGTCATGCCCGTCTGGATGAGGTGTCTGGTGGGCACCTTGAGGGGGAACTCCTGCCCTATCTCCAAGCTCCGCTTCATGTCCACTTCCAGTAGCTCCATGCTGCTGGTGAACAGCACCCATAGCCTTTCATACTCAGCCCGGTCGTCCTTGCTGGTGGTCTTGTCTTTGAGCAACTCGGTTAGTTTATTCCGGTTGGCCACCGCGAGCTCCTGGGCTTTCTTCCGGGTCTTCTTGAGTTCCTCTCGCAGGTTCTGAGAGTCCGATGTGCTGCCCAGCGCGATGACCAGGTGCCTGTAGCACGCTGTGACTTTGTTCAGAGCATCCAGCATGGTTTTACACTCATCTGTGCCCCCCATGGTTGTTTTTTAATTCAAATATAAGCCCACCTCTGATCTCCCCCGGCTACATTAAAAATGCATTCAATTAATTTTTTTAAAAGCGGtgcgcaacaacaacaaaaaaggatgGTGATCGCGAACCGCCAGACGCACTGTGGTCGGTTGTTGAGCTCGATTCCACTGTCtttttgattttattttttaGTTTGGACAAGAGAACACCATCCATACGAATCCAGTCAAAGCTCTTGTCACAGCGAATTCCTCTCTATCCATGTTCCTGTCTGCGAGCAGCACAGAGAGCCGAGAGAGAAGCTTAGATATTAATGGACCAGTAAATGGCTTTACCTTCGCTCTTTTGCATTGGAGATTAGATGGCCGACGGCGTCAGAGAGACCAGCCCTCCCTGCCTGCAGAAAATAGATAgtgtatcaaaacatttctgttGGTTTGTGGGTAATAATAGTCCAATATATTAGAGACTGTGTAGCAGATTCAGCTACAGGTGTTTCCTATTAAACAGTATCCAGACAGAACAACTCCACAGTATCCAGACAGAACAACTCCGTCAGCGTCGGCTCGCAACAAATAAATAACGGAAAGTCCATTAATGCCGTCGCCGTCTTCTTAGATGCACATCTGGATGGTGATGATTATATAAAACAAACGCTGTTGAATGTCAGCTCACCGTGAGAGACAGACCCGTCCCGCTGGACGAACCAAATCAAACTGTGACTAGATCGATGGTTGGTTGTCTAAGTATCGTGTGGCTTTCTTTTCTTCATCTGAACGGGAGCTGTCCACTTCAGCACGGTGTTTGTCGACGGTGCTGTTTTAAATACCATAAGCGCCTTGTCACACGCAGAACAAGACCGGAGCTTTCAGATGTAGGCATTCTGGAACATTGGACAGAGTAGAGAAGCCTAGAGATCCACTGATTGGTTAGTGAGGAAACATCTCCAGTGGATACGTATTGTGATTGGTTAGttattctcacacacacagccccctccTGCCCTAGACTACTGTATGGGGTGTTAGTGGATGCCTTTATTAAAGGGATGCTCACAGATGAAGAGGACGCTGAGATATTGACTGTTTCACAAATTGTACCCTTTTCGCTATATGGgcgtggtctaaagtagtgcactatgtagggaatagggtgccatagggctctggtctaaaatagtgcactatatagggaatagggtggcatagggctctggtctaaagtagtgccctatatagagaatagggtgccatagtgctctggtctaacgtagtgcactatattagggaataaggtgccatagggctctggtctaaagtagtgcatcatatagggaatagggtgccatagtgctctggtctaaagtagtgcactatatagagaatagggtgccatagtgctctcgtctaacgtagtgcactatattagggaatagggtgccatagggctctggtctaaagtagttcactatgtagggaatagggtgccatagggctctggtctaaagtagtgcactatattagggaatagggtgtcatttgagactgGGGCGTAATCATTGATCCAGCAGCATTTAGCAATAATTGACCAATCAATGCAGGGTTAAAAAAAAGAGGAGGTCCACTTAGAGATCAGACCGTTGTTTTCCCAGAGCCAGATCAATGGGAGTTTTTCATCAATACAATATTTTCTGTTGTGCAGATTTGATTACATTTCTCCTAGTTTCCTTTCACTTTTAACTTTTGAAGAATTAGTTTTTatgatgtatttgtgtgtgtgtttgcatgcttgcctgtgtgtctgtgcatttacaaatgtgtgtgtccttgtgctggtttgtggtgtgtgtgtgagagagagtgtgtgtggtgtgtgtgtgagagagagtgtgtgagagagagtgtgtgtggtgtgtgtgtgagagagagtgtgtgtggtgtgtgtgtgagagagagtgtgtgtggtgtgtgtatgagagagagtgtgtgtggtgtgtgtgtgagagagagtgtgtgtgatgtgtgtgtgagagagagtgtgtgtggtgtgtgtgtgagagagagtgtgtgtggtgtgtgtgtgagagagagtgtgtgtggtgtgtgtatgtgagagagagtgtgtgtggtgtgtgtgtgagagagagtgtgtgtggtgtgtgagccTGCTCCTGTGAAGTACAGGGATGCAGGTCTAGTGATGGAGCAGTaatggagtctagtgatggagtctagtgatggatGCAAGTTGTATCTGTTATGGATGTGATCTCTGCTGTGTGGAGGTAAGAGGCTCCATATCTGAtctgtctggagggttgactggtctgtctggagggttgactggtctgtctggaggatggagggttgactggtctgtctggaggatggagggttgactggtctgtctggagggttgactggtctgtctggagggttgactggtctgtctggaggatggagggttgactggtctgtctggaggatggtgggttgactggtctgtctggagggttgactggtctgtctggagggttgactggtctgtctggagggttgactggtctgcctggagggttgactggtctgtctggagggttgactggtctgtctggaggatggagggttgactggtctgtctggagggttgactggtctgtctggagggtgactggtctgtctggaggatggagggttgactggtctgtctggaggatggtgggttgactggtctgtctggagggttgactggtctgtctggagggttgactggtctgtctggagggttgactggtctgtctggaggatggagggttgactggtctgtctggagggttgactggtatgtctggagggttgactggtctgtctggagggttgactagtctgtctggagggttgactggtctgtctggagggttgactggtctgtctggaggatggagggttgactggtctgtctggagggttgactggtctgtctggaggatggagggttgactggtctgtctggaggatggTGGGTTGACTGGCCTGTCTGGAGGATGGAgtgttgactggtctgtctggaggatggagtgttgactgttctgtctggaggatggagggttgactggcctgtctggagggttgactggtctgtctggagggttgactggtctgtctggagggttgactggtctgtctggaggatggagggttgactggcctgtctggaggatggagggttgactggtctgtctagagggttgactggtctgtctggaggatggagggttgactggtctgtctggaggatggagggttgactggtctgtctggagggttgactggtctgtctggaggatggagggttgactgctctgtctggagggttgactggtctgtctggagggttgactggtctgtctgaaggatggagggttgactggtctgtctggagggttgactggtctgtctggagggttgactggtctgcctggagggttgactggtctgtctggagggttgactggtctgtctggaggatggagggttgactggtctgtctggagggttgactggtctgtctggagggttgactggtctgtctggaggatggagggttgactggcctgtctggaggatggagggttgactggtctgtctagagggttgactggtctgtctggaggatggagggttgactggtctgtctggaggatggagggttgactgctctgtctggagggttgactggtctgtctggagggttgactggtctgtctgaaggatggagggttgactggtctgtctggagggttgactggtctgtctggagggttgactggtctgcctggagggttgactggtctgtctggagggttgactggtctgtctggaggatggagggttgactggtctgtctggaggatggagggttgactggtctgtctggagggttgactggtctgtctggaggatggagggttgactggtctgtctggagggttgactggtaggtctggagggttgactggtctgtctggaggacaGAGGGTTGACTGCGctgtctggagggttgactgctctgtctggagggttgacttctctgtctggagggttgactggtctgtctggaggatggagggttgactggtctgtctggaggatggTGGGTTGACTGGCCTGTCTGGAGGATGGAgtgttgactggtctgtctggaggatggagtgttgactgttctgtctggaggatggagggttgactggcctgtctggagggttgactggtctgtctggagggttgactggtctgtctggagggttgactggtctgtctggaggatggagggttgactggcctgtctggaggatggagggttgactggtctgtctagagggttgactggtctgtctggaggatggagggttgactggcctgtctggaggatggagggttAACTGATCTGTCTGGAGGATGTAGCTTTTCTCTTTCTGCATTATTGAGGCAtatggagtctagtgatggagtctagtgatggagtctagtgatggagcagtaatggagtctagtgatggagcAGTGATGGAGTCCAGTGATGGAGCAGTaatggagtctagtgatggagtctagtgatggagtctagtgatggagcagtaatggagtctagtgatggagtCCAGTGATGGAGCAGTGATGGAGTCcagtgatggagtctagtgatggagcagggatggagtctagtgatggagcagtgatggagtctagtgatggagcagtaatggagtctagtgatggagcAGTGATGGAGCAGTGATGGAGTCcagtgatggagtctagtgatggagtGTAGTGATGGAGTCCAGTAATGGAGTCCAGTGATGGAGCAGTaatggagtctagtgatggagcagtaatggagtctagtgatggagcagtgatggagtctagtgatggagcagtaatggagtctagtgatggagtctagtgatggagtctagtgatggagtctagtgatggagcagtaatggagtctagtgatggagcagtgatggagtctagtgatggagcagtaatggagtctagtgatggagtctagtgatggGGTCTAGTGATGGAGCAGTGATGGAGTCCAGTGATGGAGCAGTaatggagtctagtgatggagtctagtgatggagcagtaatggagtctagtgatggagtctagtgatggagcagtgatggagtccagtgatggagtctagtgatggagcagggatggagtctagtgatggagcagtgatggagtctagtgatggagcagtaatggagtctagtgatggagtctagtgatggagcagtgatggagtccagtgatggagtctagtgatggagtGTAGTGATGGAGTCCAGTAATGGAGTCCAGTGATGGAgcagtgatggagtctagtgatggagtCCAGTGATGGAGCTGTaatggagtctagtgatggagcagtaatggagtctagtgatggagcAGTGATGGAgcagtgatggagtctagtgatggagcagtaatggagtctagtgatggagtctagtgatggagcACAGATGGAGTCTtgtgatggagtctagtgatggagcagttatggagtctagtggtggagtctagtgatggagcagtgatggagtctagtgatggagtCTACAgatggagtctagtgatggagcagtgatggagtctagtgatggagtctagtgatggagcAGTGATATGTTATCCTGTTAATGGACTGGAGCACAGAGGACAGGAGGCTGGCAGGCCACTCAACCATTGTTTAACTGCGTctcaaatgcaccctattccctatgtagtgcattacttttgaccagagcgctatggggcctggtctaaagtagtgcgctatattgTGAATAGGAGAGTATTCAGCCATTGTTTATCTTGCATAAGACAACACCTGCTGAAAAGGGGCTTTAATATGAGCACTTCTATTATTGGTTGTGTTTGTACATTTTCATTCAAAACACAAAAAGTCCTTAGTGGTGATGAAAataatcatctccttttgttGACAATGAATGAATAATCTGGAGCCTTTCTCCTCAAATCATGTTGAGCAGCTCTCCTCAGTTCGCTACAGTCAGTGGACAACGGCCGGACAGTTTTCGAATAGGCTGATTCAAAGTCATCAGTTAGAcagtgtcacgttcgtcgtaataattatcggaccaaggtgcagcgggATATGGTTTCCACGTGTTTATTAACTGAAACgcacaaaaaaaactataaagAATGACCGAAACGTGACGACGAATAGCATGctaacaggcaactacacataaacaagatcccacaacaaacaaacagtgaggAAATGGCTGGGaaaaatatgatccccaatcagagacaacgataaacagctgcctctgattgggaaccataccaggccaacatagaaatacaacaaccTAGAATACCCAACCTAGTCTCACACcttaaccaaacatagagaataaaaaggctctctatggtcagggcgtgacagacagaTAGTCAGCATGCTGGATCTGAATTGGCAACTCAAAACGTCCTCTGTTTTTATGGCCAGCTAAAACCACGATTTGGTCGTACAGTAAAGGGCATTACCCTCATTATCCTGTGATGAGAATGTCTGCCCAGCCCCCCTCTGCCTATGATCTAGTTGTAGCCTGCTGCTGTGGTGAAGGGGAGACAGTCTCCTCTTCCACTATGCACTTGAGAGAGAAAAATGGGTTatgaataaaatcaaataaaatcaaatttatttatatagcccttcgtgcatcagctgatatctataagtgctgtacagaaacccagcctaaaaccccaaacagcaagcaatgcaggtgtagaagcacggtggctaggaaaaactccctagaaaggccaaaacctaggaagaaacctagagaggaaccaggctatgtggggtggccagtcctcttctggctgtgccgggtggagattataacagaacatggccaagatgttcaaatgttcataaatgaccagcatggtcgtataataataaggcagaacagttgaaactggagcagcagcacggtcaggtggactggggacagcaaggagtcatcatgtcaggtagtcctggggcatggtcctagggctcaggtcctccgagagagaggaagaaagagagaattagagagagcatatgtggggtggccagtcctcttctggctgtgccgggtggagattataacagagcatggccaagatgttcaaatgttcataaatgaccagcatggtccgataataataaggcagaacagttgaaactggagcagcagcacggtcaggtggactggggacagcaaggagtcatcatgtcaggtagtcctggggcatggtcctagggctcaggtcctccgagagagagagagaaagagagaattagagaacgcacacttagattcacacaggacaccgaataggacaggagaggtactccagaaataacaaactgaccctagccccccgacacataaactactgcagcataaatactggaggctgagacatgatGATCGtataacatttcaaaatgcaattgtgGGAAAACCATAGCATTGTTCCCTTGTCTCAGTTGAAGAGAGGAGGATCTCAGCTTTGTTTCCTTGTCCCAGTTGAAGAGAGGAGGGTCTCAGCTTTGTTCCCTGGTCCCAGTTGAAGAGAGGAGGGTCTCAGCTTTGTTCCCTTGTCCCAGTTGAAGAGAGGAGGGTCTCAGCTTTGTTCCCTGGTCCCAGTTGAAGAGAGGAGGGTCTCAGCTTTGTTCCCTGGTCCCAGTTGAAAAGAGGAGGGTCTCAGCTTTGTTCCCTGGTCCCAGTTGAAGAGAGGAGGGTCTCAGCTTTGTTCCCTGGTCCCAATTGAAGAGAGGAGGGTCTCAGCTTTGTTCCCTGGTCCCAGTTGAAGAGAGGAGGGTCTCAGCTTTGTTCCCTGGTCCCAGTTGAAGAGAGGAGGGTCTCAGCTTTGTTCCCTGGTCCCAGTTGAAGAGAGGAGGGTCTCAGCTTTCTGGAGGTAGAATTTGTATTTCTCAACTCTCAATATTCAGTTCAATAGCAACTATTTTAAAACCAAGATATGCTATCCTGTTAATGGGTTTTGATTTTCCACTTCCTTAGGTGTTGAGCCCCAAATTAATTAGCCTATGATATAAATTAGTCCACATAATGATGTATGTTATTCATCTCTATTGGAAATTCTTAAATTGTATTTTGACAGTAAAATAGAACAACTATTGTCTATTTGTCTAATGGTCAGCATAATCAATATTCATGTCAATCACTGGATTAGATTGGTCATCATAATCAATATTCATAACAATACTGGATTAGATTGGTCATCATAATCAATATTCATGACAATACTGGATTAGATTGGTCATCATAATCAATATTCATGTCAATCACTGGATTAGATTGGTCATCATAATCAATATTCATGTCAATACTGGATTAGATTGGTCATCATAATCAATATTCATGACAATACTGGATTAGATTGGTCATCATAATCAATATTCATGACAATACTGGATTAGATTGGTCATCATAATCAATATTCATGACAATATTAGATTGGTCATCATAATCAATATTCATGACAATACTGGATTAGATTGGTCATCATAATCAATATTCATGACAATACTGGATTAGATTGGTCATCATAATCAATATTCATGTCAATACTGGATTAGATTGGTCATCATAATCAATATTCATGACAATACTGGATTAGATTGGTCATCATAATCAATATTCATGACAATACTGGATTAGATTGGTCATCATAATCAATATTCATGACAATACTGGATTAGATTGGTCATCATAATCAATATTCATGTCAATACTGGATTAGATTGGTCATCATAATCAATATTCATGACAATATTAGATTGGTCATCATAATCAATATTCATGACAATACTGGATTAGATTGGTCATCATAATCAATATTCATGACAATACTGGATTAGATTGGTCATCATAATCAATATTCATGTCAATACTGGATTAGATTGGTCATCATAATCAATATTCATGTCAATACTGGATTAGATTGGTCATCATAATCAATATTCATGACAATATTAGATTGGTCATCATAATCAATATTCATGACAATACTGGATTAGATTGGTCATCATAATCAATATTCATGACAATACTGGATTAGATTGGTCATCATAATCAATATTCATGACAATACTGGATTAGATTGGTCATCATAATCAATATTCATGACAATACTGGACTTCCAGAAGGCCTTGGACAGCATTCAGCACCAAAGCCTATGGAAGATCTTATGAATCCCCAGCCATGTTGTTAACATCATAAAACAGCACTACAGCAACTTTTCATGCACTGTGGGAACGAGCGACATGAGCTTTGCTGTGAAGGCTGGAGTTCGTAAAGGTTGTGTGACGTCAGCCTTACTCTTCAACCTGACAGTCGACTGGGTCATGTGACGAACAACAGACGATCAGGCAAGAGGAACACGACGGAGACTGGGTCGTGTGACGAACAACAGACGATCAGGCAAGAGGAACACGACGGAGACTGGGTCATGTGACGAACAACAGAAGATCAGGCAAGAGGAATACAATGGACCCACTCATCTAGAAGACCTTGACTTCCTGATGACCTGGCTCTTTCATCACAACATCTAGAAGACCTGGACTTCTTGATGACCTGGCTCTTTCAT includes:
- the LOC116371569 gene encoding regulator of G-protein signaling 9-binding protein-like codes for the protein MGGTDECKTMLDALNKVTACYRHLVIALGSTSDSQNLREELKKTRKKAQELAVANRNKLTELLKDKTTSKDDRAEYERLWVLFTSSMELLEVDMKRSLEIGQEFPLKVPTRHLIQTGMTGSTTTVAARAMSVQNMKYDADSNIDTADLKELQAEITQVGQMMEEMEMKVQVAPWAVEAKQEAGAELKSTLSVGNSSVGVISICEEEPKDEIDEGGDNNGMITCIAGFIFVAIVVIAGILGYFVIGG